In Deinococcus maricopensis DSM 21211, one genomic interval encodes:
- a CDS encoding GNAT family N-acetyltransferase yields MPDIRPLHATPETLARLRDLLIVTVAEGGSVGFMHPLTPDAATAFWDRALSGAARGERIILGAWEGEALLGTVTLILDCPPNQPHRAEIAKMMTHPGARRRGAATALLQAAEALAVQHARTLLVLDTASDGGASSLYERLGFVFAGEIPDYALKPHGGLTGTRLYYKRIGSPEGAVMAGSGHAEYPEA; encoded by the coding sequence ATGCCGGATATTCGCCCACTGCACGCCACGCCCGAAACGCTCGCGCGCCTGCGCGACCTGCTCATCGTCACCGTCGCCGAAGGCGGCTCCGTCGGCTTCATGCATCCCCTCACGCCCGACGCCGCCACGGCCTTCTGGGACCGCGCGCTCAGCGGCGCCGCGCGCGGCGAGCGCATCATCCTGGGCGCCTGGGAAGGCGAGGCCCTGCTGGGCACGGTCACGCTCATCCTCGACTGCCCCCCGAACCAGCCGCACCGCGCGGAAATCGCGAAGATGATGACGCACCCCGGCGCCCGCCGCCGCGGCGCCGCCACCGCCCTGCTGCAGGCCGCCGAGGCGCTCGCGGTGCAGCACGCCCGAACGCTGCTCGTGCTCGACACGGCCTCGGACGGGGGCGCGTCCAGCCTGTACGAGCGGCTCGGGTTCGTGTTCGCCGGAGAAATCCCGGATTACGCCCTCAAACCGCACGGTGGGCTGACCGGAACGCGGCTGTACTACAAGCGCATAGGCTCGCCTGAAGGCGCAGTCATGGCCGGCTCAGGCCACGCGGAGTACCCTGAAGCATGA
- a CDS encoding SDR family NAD(P)-dependent oxidoreductase has translation MTALRAALGGQTVLITGASFGIGEATARLFAQAGAEVLVVARTGERLHELVADIERTGGRAFAYPLDLSCPDDIPLLVDRLVRRHPRIAVVVSNAGRSIRRPAVRALDRRDLERSVAVNFTGPAALLLGLLPHMIAAGGGQIINVSTVSVKPPAAPRWASYQGSKAGFDLWLRSVAAEVQLDGVRVSSVYMPLVRTRMSAAGGLYRHAPALTPLEAAQVLAGAVVRPRARVAPWWLSAQEAAAFLLPGVTDWALARLEARERLRGARRGAA, from the coding sequence TTGACCGCCCTCCGGGCGGCCTTGGGGGGGCAGACGGTCCTGATCACCGGAGCGTCGTTCGGGATTGGGGAGGCGACAGCTCGGCTGTTCGCGCAGGCGGGCGCGGAAGTGCTCGTGGTGGCCCGCACAGGCGAGCGACTCCACGAGCTCGTCGCGGACATCGAGCGGACCGGCGGGCGGGCGTTCGCGTACCCGCTGGACCTGAGCTGCCCGGACGACATCCCGCTCCTCGTGGACCGACTGGTCCGCAGGCACCCGCGCATCGCCGTCGTGGTCAGCAACGCGGGCCGTTCCATTCGTCGTCCTGCGGTGCGGGCACTGGACCGACGCGACCTGGAACGGTCCGTGGCAGTGAACTTCACGGGCCCGGCGGCGCTGCTCCTCGGGCTGCTGCCCCACATGATCGCCGCAGGGGGAGGGCAGATCATCAACGTGTCCACCGTGTCCGTGAAGCCGCCGGCCGCGCCGCGCTGGGCGTCGTACCAGGGAAGCAAGGCAGGGTTCGACCTGTGGCTGCGGAGTGTGGCGGCGGAAGTGCAGCTCGACGGCGTGCGCGTGAGCAGCGTGTACATGCCGCTGGTGCGGACGCGCATGAGCGCGGCGGGCGGCCTGTACCGGCACGCACCAGCATTGACGCCGCTGGAGGCCGCGCAGGTGCTTGCGGGCGCCGTGGTGCGCCCACGGGCACGGGTGGCCCCGTGGTGGCTGTCCGCTCAGGAGGCCGCGGCGTTCCTGCTCCCCGGCGTGACGGACTGGGCTCTGGCGCGCTTGGAGGCACGTGAGCGCCTGCGTGGGGCGCGGCGGGGTGCCGCGTGA
- a CDS encoding AMP-binding protein, protein MSVRAAVRAVLSTGLLWPSPLRAVVLGGRVAARYGASLYSLTVWTASRCPDAPALIEASGVTTFRGLVERADLIADTLATRVPPGGTLGLLGRNHSAFVATLLAGLRLGVRVLLLNTFHAPEQVARVAREHQLDLLVADEEFLAGVQGADPTLPICSAATLEALQRPSAPAHVRARRGGRLVVLTSGSTGQPKVVDRRVRPGEALRTLTALLTRLDVRAGAPTLLTLPLFHGHGLMTLALSLTFGAPLHLFRRGTAELYERALLTQGIEVLVVAPTVLHRLLERPAMGRAPTLRTIVCGSAPLSVDLATRTLRRFGPVLFNLYGASEAGLIALATPTQLLAAPDSVGELLPGAPVVLRREDGGRAAPGEVGEVVVGGVRTGDVGHLSASGWLTLRGRRDDLIICGGENVYPEEVEGRIAQLPYVRACAVLGVPSEEYGQRLAALMVHEDTHPPVPDTVVEADLRALLPRTLRPACWQFVPALPRTALGKLVRAQLRPPENAR, encoded by the coding sequence GTGAGCGTGCGCGCGGCGGTGCGGGCGGTGCTGAGCACGGGCCTGCTCTGGCCGTCCCCTCTGCGGGCGGTGGTGCTGGGCGGGAGGGTGGCCGCGCGGTACGGCGCGTCCCTGTACAGCCTGACGGTGTGGACGGCGTCCCGCTGCCCGGACGCGCCCGCGCTGATCGAGGCGTCCGGCGTGACGACCTTCCGGGGGCTGGTGGAGCGCGCGGACCTGATCGCGGACACGCTGGCGACGCGCGTGCCGCCCGGCGGGACGCTGGGGCTGCTGGGCCGCAACCACTCGGCGTTCGTGGCGACGCTGCTCGCTGGACTTCGACTGGGGGTGCGGGTGCTGCTGCTGAACACCTTCCACGCGCCCGAGCAGGTGGCGAGGGTGGCGCGCGAGCATCAGCTGGACCTGCTGGTCGCCGACGAGGAATTTCTGGCGGGCGTGCAGGGCGCTGACCCGACGTTGCCGATCTGCAGCGCCGCGACCCTGGAGGCGCTCCAACGTCCGAGCGCGCCCGCCCATGTGCGCGCTCGGCGCGGCGGGCGGCTGGTGGTGCTGACGTCGGGCAGCACGGGCCAGCCCAAGGTGGTGGACCGCCGCGTGCGTCCAGGCGAGGCGCTCCGTACGCTCACGGCGCTGCTCACGCGCCTGGACGTTCGAGCAGGCGCGCCGACGCTGCTGACGCTGCCGTTGTTCCACGGGCACGGCCTGATGACGCTCGCGCTGAGCCTCACGTTCGGGGCGCCGCTGCACCTGTTCAGGCGCGGGACGGCCGAACTGTACGAACGCGCCCTGCTCACGCAGGGTATAGAGGTGCTGGTGGTCGCGCCGACCGTGTTGCACCGGTTGCTGGAACGGCCTGCGATGGGCCGCGCGCCGACCTTGCGGACCATCGTGTGCGGGTCCGCGCCGCTCAGCGTGGACCTCGCCACCCGGACGCTGCGGCGCTTCGGGCCGGTGCTGTTCAACCTGTATGGCGCGAGCGAGGCAGGCCTGATCGCGCTGGCCACGCCCACGCAGCTGCTGGCCGCGCCGGACAGCGTCGGTGAGCTGTTGCCGGGCGCGCCCGTCGTCCTACGCCGCGAGGATGGCGGGCGCGCCGCCCCGGGCGAGGTGGGCGAGGTCGTGGTCGGTGGGGTGCGCACGGGCGACGTGGGGCACCTGAGTGCGTCCGGGTGGCTGACGTTGCGCGGGCGGCGGGACGACCTGATCATCTGTGGCGGCGAGAACGTGTATCCGGAGGAGGTGGAAGGCCGCATCGCGCAGTTGCCGTACGTCCGCGCATGCGCGGTGCTGGGCGTGCCCAGCGAAGAGTACGGGCAGCGGCTCGCCGCGCTGATGGTGCATGAGGACACCCACCCGCCGGTGCCGGACACGGTGGTCGAGGCCGACCTGCGCGCGCTGCTGCCCCGAACGCTGCGGCCTGCATGCTGGCAGTTCGTGCCTGCGCTGCCACGCACTGCTCTCGGGAAGCTCGTGCGCGCCCAGCTTCGCCCTCCGGAAAACGCAAGGTAA
- a CDS encoding helix-turn-helix domain-containing protein: protein MTTIGDDTSALIARRIRVEREARQWSQADLAERAGVAKATISKVERGDMSPTAVTLVRLATAFDLTLAGLLLRAETEGARLSRASDQPTWRDPDTGYVRTQVFARPDHPLELARIDLPARQRVTLPAASYTHIRQVIWVQNGALTVHEDGQMHLLHAGDCLGFGAPSDVTLANDTDTPCTYVVLLARG from the coding sequence ATGACCACTATAGGAGACGACACGAGCGCGCTGATCGCCCGGCGCATCCGCGTCGAGCGGGAAGCGCGGCAATGGTCCCAGGCGGACCTCGCGGAACGCGCCGGCGTCGCCAAGGCCACCATCAGCAAGGTCGAGCGCGGCGACATGAGCCCCACCGCCGTCACCCTCGTCCGTCTCGCCACCGCCTTCGACCTCACCCTCGCCGGCCTCCTCCTGCGCGCCGAAACGGAAGGCGCCCGGCTGTCCCGCGCCAGCGACCAGCCCACCTGGCGCGACCCGGACACCGGGTACGTCCGCACGCAGGTCTTCGCCCGCCCCGACCACCCCCTCGAACTCGCCCGCATCGACCTCCCCGCACGGCAGCGCGTCACCCTGCCGGCCGCGTCGTACACCCACATCCGTCAGGTCATCTGGGTGCAGAACGGCGCCCTCACCGTGCACGAGGACGGCCAGATGCACCTCCTGCATGCCGGCGACTGCCTCGGCTTCGGCGCGCCGTCCGACGTCACGCTCGCCAACGACACCGACACGCCCTGCACGTACGTCGTGCTGCTCGCCCGGGGGTAA